From one Candidatus Zixiibacteriota bacterium genomic stretch:
- a CDS encoding GNAT family N-acetyltransferase — MNKIIYRKCKTKKLLPAIRLMSASINHLRRQTGKEPFRWQINETPPFVVHLQKTDSDTFYCAYSGDRIVGFAGAIVRGRQWHLAWLFVHPKYQDKGIGRKLLDKVWRDGRNMTHSLCTFAFNTQAIGLYSKFGMAPLSSLPWMKADPAKMKPIKATG, encoded by the coding sequence ATGAATAAAATCATTTATCGAAAATGTAAAACAAAGAAATTACTTCCCGCTATAAGACTAATGAGCGCCAGTATTAATCATCTCAGACGGCAAACCGGAAAAGAACCGTTCAGATGGCAAATTAATGAAACGCCGCCTTTCGTTGTTCACCTTCAAAAAACAGATTCGGATACATTTTACTGCGCCTATAGCGGCGATAGAATCGTTGGTTTTGCCGGCGCGATTGTCCGAGGCAGACAATGGCATCTTGCCTGGCTGTTTGTGCATCCGAAGTATCAGGATAAAGGCATTGGCAGAAAACTTCTCGATAAGGTCTGGCGCGATGGCCGCAATATGACTCATTCTCTATGCACTTTTGCTTTCAACACTCAGGCAATAGGTCTATACAGCAAATTCGGCATGGCGCCGCTCTCCAGCCTTCCCTGGATGAAAGCCGACCCGGCTAAGATGAAACCTATAAAAGCAACAGGATAA